In Euphorbia lathyris chromosome 10, ddEupLath1.1, whole genome shotgun sequence, a single genomic region encodes these proteins:
- the LOC136208493 gene encoding (+)-borneol dehydrogenase 1-like produces MEKETIPILVTPEQRLAGKVAIITGGASGIGASTVQLFHENGAKVVIADIQDTLGRALAQKLGQNAIYIRCDVSKEEEISSLVDQTVIKYGKLDIMYNNAGIVDRPFTKFIESKKSDLDRLISINLIGAILGAKHAARVMIPQHKGCILFTASACTEIGGLATQSYALTKHGIWGLSKSLASELSPNGIRVNCISPFGIVTPLGGTNPPKPFKHIADFALSSTGNLKGQILKTEDIAKAALYLASDEANHVSGVNLVVDGGFSVVNPSFVNLFATTMRSIYFIQGFVKLYGTPIIASFMLGCLVVLISILS; encoded by the exons ATGGAAAAGGAGACTATTCCTATCCTTGTAACGCCTGAACAAAG GTTAGCAGGAAAAGTGGCAATTATAACCGGGGGAGCAAGCGGGATAGGAGCCAGCACGGTTCAACTTTTCCACGAAAATGGAGCCAAAGTTGTTATTGCGGATATTCAAGACACCCTTGGCCGTGCCCTTGCGCAAAAGCTCGGCCAAAACGCCATTTACATCCGCTGTGATGTtagcaaagaagaagaaatcagcaGTCTCGTAGATCAAACAGTTATCAAGTATGGGAAGCTAGACATTATGTACAACAATGCAG GAATAGTGGATCGACCATTCACAAAGTTCATAGAGAGCAAAAAATCAGACTTAGATCGCCTAATAAGCATAAACTTAATTGGTGCAATCCTCGGAGCCAAACATGCAGCAAGAGTCATGATTCCACAGCACAAAGGCTGCATATTATTCACAGCAAGTGCTTGCACAGAAATAGGAGGACTCGCAACTCAATCATATGCACTCACTAAACATGGAATTTGGGGATTATCCAAAAGCTTAGCATCAGAATTATCCCCAAATGGAATTAGGGTTAATTGCATTTCACCTTTTGGAATTGTAACCCCTTTAGGTGGAACAAATCCCCCTAAACCCTTTAAACATATAGCAGATTTTGCCTTGAGTTCTACTGGTAATCTCAAGGGACAGATTTTGAAGACAGAAGATATTGCTAAAGCTGCTCTTTATCTAGCTAGTGATGAAGCTAATCATGTTAGTGGTGTTAATCTTGTTGTTGATGGAGGGTTTAGTGTTGTTAATCCTAGTTTTGTTAATCTTTTTGCTACTACGATGAGGAGTATTTATTTCATCCAAGGGTTTGTTAAGTTGTATGGAACTCCAATAATTGCTTCATTTATGTTGGGTTGTTTGGTGGTTTTAATTTCCATCTTGTCATAA